The DNA window TTCATTTTTTATTTCATATGATTCTATAAATCCTTCATTTTTTAATACATTAGCAATTGATATTTTTGAATTAGAAGATGGCATATAAATAAATTTTTTTTTTGAAATTTGTCCATTTCTAATACGAGTAAGCATATCTGCAATTGGATCTTGTAAACTCATAATACTCTCCGATAATTATTTAATTACCAACTCGCTTTACGTAATCCGGGAATTTCTCCTCTCATCGCAGATTCTCTTAGCTTGATTCGACTAAGTCCAAATTTTCTTAAAAATGCATGTGGTCGAGCAGTTTGACTGCATCGATTTCTTTGACGACATGGACTGGAGTCTCTTGGTAAAGATTGTAATTGTAAAATTGCTTTCCATCTGATATCGTTAGATAAATTTTTATCTGTAATAATTTTTTTTAATTTTTTTCTTTTCTTAAAAAAAATATTCGCTAACTTTATTCTTTTTTTTTCACGTTCTTGTACGGATTTTTTTGTCACGTATACACCTCTCATTTACTAAATGGAAAAGTAAAGGAAGATAGTAACATATAGCCTTCTTTTTTTGATTTTGCAGAAGTAGTAATTGTTATATCTAATCCTCGAATTCTATCAATTTTGTCATAATCTATTTCTGGAAAAATAATTTGCTCTTTAATTCCTATACTATAATTTCCAAATTGATCGAAAGATCTTATAGGAAATCCTCGAAAGTCTCGAATTCTTGGTATAGCAATACAAACTAGTTTTTGAAAAAAATTCCACATATGTGCGTTTCGTAATGTTACTTTACATCCTACCGGATGACCTTGACGAATTTTAAAACTAGCTAAAGATTTTTTTGCTTTTGTAATATATGGTTTTTGTCCAGAAATTAATGTTAAATCATTTACTGCATTTTCTAAAAGTTTTTTATCAGAAATAGCTTGACCTACTCCCATATTTAATGTAATTTTAATAATTTTTGGCACTTGCATGATAGACTTGTAATTTAATTTATCTTTTAATTTAAATAATATATGATCTTTATAATATTGCTTAAATTGCATGGTATAAAAATTCCTTATTTAATCAATTTTTTGTTAGATTTAAACATTCGGTATTTTATTCCGTTTTTATTAGTAAATCCAATACGATCTAATTTTTGTGTATCGAAATTAAATATTGCTAAATTTGATAAAGAAATTGGTTGTTCTTTTTCTATAATTCCACCGGATTGTTGCGTGTTGGGATTAGGTTTTTGATTTTTTTTAACTAAATTGATACCTTCTACTATTGCTTTTTTAGAATCAATTATTTTTTTAACTTTTCCTTTTTTTCCCTTATATTTTCCGCTTCTCACAATAACTTCGTCATTAATTTTAATTTTTTTTGCCATATATAAAAATTTTCCGTTATTTTATAATACTTCTGGTGCTAAAGAAATAATTTTCATGAATTTTTCTATTCTTAATTCGCGTGTTACTGGCCCGAAGATTCTGGTTCCGATCGGTTGTTCAGTAGTATCATTCAGTAAAACGCAAGCATTTCTATCAAATCTTATTACTGAACCGTCTGATCTAACTAGTGCTTTTCGAGTTCTTACTACTACTGCTTTTAAAACTTCTCCTTTTTTTACTTTTGCACGCGGAATAGCATCTTTTATTGCAATTTTTATAATGTCGGCTATTCTTGCATAACGTCGACGAGATCCTCCTAACACTTTAATACACATTACGGAGCGTGCTCCGGAGTTGTCTGCTACTGATAATACAGTCTGTACTTGAATCATTGTACACCTTTGAGAAAATAAGTTATTAAAAAACTTTAACTTAAGTTAAATTTTATATGAATTTAGATATATTTAAACATTTTTTTTATTAATTTTTTTCAATTTCCATGATTTTGTTTTAGCAATTGGTCTACATGATTGTATTTCAACAATATCTCCAATCTTACTTACGTTGAGTTCGTCATGTACATGTAATTTTGTGGTTTTTCTTATAAATTTACCGTATATAGGATGGCGCATTAGTTTTTTTACTGATACAACAATAGATTTCTGCATTTTATTTTTTATTACTTGTCCTTTAAGGATTGAAATATTTTTCTTTTTCATTATTATTTTTTTTCCTTTTCTTCATTAAGCAACATTTTTACATGTGCAAGATTACGTCGTACTTCTTTTAAAAGATGTGTATTTTGCAATTGCCCGCTTCCAGCTTGCATACGTAAATTAAATTGTTCACGCAATAAATTTAATAATTCAGCATTAAGTTCTTTTTTATTTTTTTTTCTTAGATTTTTTAGATTCATTACATCACCATTTTTGTAACAAATGTAGTTGTAATGGGAAGTTTTGCTGTTGCTAATTTAAATGCTGATCGTGCTATTTCTTCCGAAACATCATCTATTTCATACAGTATTTTTCCAGGTTGTACTAAAGCTACCCAATATTCTACATTTCCTTTTCCTTTACCCATACGTACTTCAAGTGGTTTTTTTGTAATCGGTTTATCTGGAAATACACAAATCCAAATTTTTCCTTGCCTTTTAATTGATCTTGCCATCGCTCTACGTGCAGATTCTATTTGACGTGATGTTAATCTTCCACGATCAATAGCTTTCAATCCAAATTTTCCAAAATTAATTTTAGAATTTATTGATAATCCTTTGTTGCGACCTTTTTGCATTTTTCTAAATTTCGTACGTTTTGGTTGTAACATGAAAACATTCCTTTTATTTTCTAACTTTTCGATAAATGTTTTTTTTAGATATATTAGGCATTTCTTGTTTTTTATATGGTGATATGCTACCTAACACTTCTCCTTTAAAAATTGAAACTTTTATACCAATAATTCCATATGTTGTATGCGCTTCAGATGTGCTATAATCAATGTTTGCACGAAAAGTGTGTAGGGGCACTCTACCTTCTCTATACCATTCTGTACGAGCAATTTCTGAACCTCCTAATCTACCGCTAACTTCTACTTTAATACCTTTTGCGCCTAATCTCATAGCATTTTGAACAGCACGCTTCATTGCTCTACGAAACATAATTCTTCTTTCTAATTGTGATGCAATACTGTCAGATACTAATTTTGCATCAAGCTCTGGTCTTTTAATTTCAGTAATACTAATTTGTGCTGGAACTCCGGTTATAGTAGAAATTTTTTTTCTAAGTTTTTCTACATCTTCTCCTTTTTTTCCGATTACTATTCCAGGTCTTGCTGTATATATATTTACACGAATACTTTTTGCTGGGCGTTCAATAATTAATTTAGATATGGATGCTTTTAACAAAGTTTTGTTAAGAAATGTCCGCACTTTAAAGTCGCTAGCTAGGTTTTTTGCAAATTCTTTAGTATTTGCATACCATGTAGAACGCCATGATTGAATAATTCCCAATCTAATTCCATTTGGATTAACTTTTTGACCCATAAGTATAATCTCCTAAACTTTTTTTTCAGATAAAGCGATTGTAATATGACTGGTACGTTTTAAAATTCTGTCTGAACGACCCTTAGCACGTGGCATAACGCGTTTCATACTAGGACCAACATTAACGTATATTTTTTTTATTTTTAAATTTTTTATATTTATACCTTCGTTATGTTCCGCATTTGCAATAGCAGATTTTAATACTTTTTTTATCAAATTAGCTGATTTTTTTTTAGAAAATTTTAGTATTTTTAAAGCTTTCGAGGCATCGTTTCCTCGAATTAAATTGGCAACTAAGCGTATTTTTTGTGCTGAAGATCTAGCATAACGATGATGAGAATATACTTCCATAGATAGCTCCTTAGCGCTTTTTTATTTTTTTATCAGCAGAATGCCCACGATAAGTTCTAGTCGGTACAAATTCGCCTAATTTATGTCCTACCATTTCTTCTCCTATGAAAATAGGGACGTGTTGTTTGCCGTTATGAACTGCAATTGTCATTCCGATCATAGATGGAAATATAGTAGAACGCCGTGACCATGTGCGAATCGGATTTTTTTTTTCAGATGTTTGCATTTTTTCTATTTTCTTTAATAAATGAAAATCTATAAATGGTCCTTTTTTTAAAGAACGAGGCATATTTATTAAATCCTTGTTATTGTTTTTTTGATTTTCTATGATGCAATATGTATTGCTCGGTACGTTTGTTTCTTCTTGTTTTTTTCCCTTTAGTTTGAACTCCCCATGGAGAGACTGGATGTTTTCCGAAATTTCTTCCTTCTCCTCCACCATGTGGATGATCTACCGGGTTCATAGCTGTTCCTCGAACAGTTGGTCTAATACCTCTCCAACGTTTTGCTCCTGCTTTTCCGAGAGAAATTAGCATATGTTTATCATTTCCGACTTCTCCGAATGTTGCTCTGCATTTATTGAAAACTTTACGTGTTTCACCTGATCTTAATCGAATAATAACATAATTTTTTTCGTGCGTAATAATCTGCACATATGATCCTGCTGATCGCGCTATCTGTCCGCCTTTACCTAATTTTAATTCTACATTGTGTACAATTGATCCTGCTGGAAATAATTTCATTGGTAATGCGTTTCCGATCTTTATTGGTGCATTTATACCGGATTGAACTTTATCCCCAATATGAAGATCTTTTGCTGCAAGAATATATTTTTTTTCTCCATCTTGATATACAACAAGAGCTATATGTGACGATCGATTTGGATCGTACTCTAATCGTGCTACTTTTCCAACAATGTTATCTTTAGTACGTTTGAAATCAATTATTCGATATTTTTTTTTATGACCTCCTCCGATGTGTCTTGTAGTAATATGTCCTTGATTGTTTCGGCCTCCAGATTTATTTAATTTTTTAGTTAATTTAGATATTGATTTACCTTTATATAAATTTGAATTTACTATTTTTACAGTGTGTCGACGACTGGGAGTGGTGGGCTTACATTTATTTAATGTCATTAAAATATACCAAGTTTATTCGATATTTTTCATAGTTTTAATATTTTGATTTTTTTCAAAAATTATATAAGCTTTTTTCCAATTTTTTCTTTTACCAGAAAAATTTTTATATTTTTTTTGTTTACCTTTAATTGTTAATGTCTTAACAGATTTTGGTTGTATATTAAAAATTTTTTTAATAGAATCTCTTATTTCTGATTTTTTTGCATTTTTTAATACTTTAAAAGTAACAATATTATACTTTTCAGAAAGTATTGATGATTTTTCTGAAGAATATGAAGATTTTAGTATTTTGAGAATACGTTCTTGATAATTCATGTTAGCATTGCCTCAAATTTTTTTACAGCATCTTCTGTAATAAGAACTTTTTTATGTGTAATTAAGTTAATGAGATTTAATTTTATTGGATCAGAAACATTTATTTTATGTAAGTTACGTGAAGCTAAAATCAAATTTTTATCTATTTTATCAGATATAATTAAAACATTTTTTAATCCCATATACTGCAATTTTTTTGATAAATTTTTTGTTTTTTCAGATTCTACAAAAAAATTTTTTACTAATATTAGTCTATTTTGTCTTAATAATTCTGACAATATACTTTTTAAAGCGCTTTGATACATTTTTTTATTAATTTTTTGTTTATAGCTTCTTGTTTTTTTTGCAAATGTAACTCCTCCGGATCTCCAAATTGGACTTTTTGTACTTCCTGCTCTTGCTCGACCAGTTCCTTTTTGACGCCAAGGTTTTTTTCCAGAACCAGTTATATCGGATCGACTTTTTTGTACACTGGTACCTTGACGTTGAGTATTTTGAGAAGAATTAATTACTTGATGTATAAGTGGTTCATTAAATTTAAGTCCAAATATTTTTTCGGAAAGATTAATTTTTTCTTTTGTGTCTACGCATATGATCTCCATTACATAATCCTTTGATCCTACAATTTAATATCATGATCATTCGAAAAATATTTTACAGCTGGTTTAATAATTAAATCTGACTTATTAAAACCAGGAACAGATCCTCTAACTAATAATAATTCATTTTTTACGTCTATTTTTATGATAACTATGTTTTGAATTGTAATTTTATTACATCCAAGTTGTCCGGACATTTTTTTGCCTTTAAATACTTTTCCTGGTGTTTGATTTTGTCCGATAGATCCTGGAGCTCTATGAGACAAAGAATTTCCATGAGAAGCGTCTTGTCCGCTAAAGTTCCATCGCTTCATTGTACCAGAGAATCCTTTACCTTTAGATATACCTGTAATGTCAACTTTTTTTGTTTTGTTTAAATTTTCTATAGAAAATTTTTGTCCTACATGTAAGTCATGATTTTTATTTATTCGAAATTCCCACAATCCTCTCCCTAAAGATATATTCGCCTTTTTAAAATGACCGATAATTGATTTATTAATATTTTTAGAATTTTTTATTCCTGTAGTAATCTGAATCGCTGAATATTTGTCATTTTGCATGTTTTTGATTTGTACTATTCGATTTTCATGAATTTGAATTACTGTTACTGGAATGATTTGACCCTGCGCATTAAATATTTGAGTCATACCTATTTTACGTCCAACTAGACCGTACATATTGAATTATCCTTTGTAATTTTAATATTTTATTCAACCAAGACTAATTTGCACATCTACTCCGGCTGCTAAATCTAAACGCATCAATGCGTCTACAGTTTTTTCTGTTGGTTTAACTATGTCTACTAATCTTTTATGAGTTCTAATTTCATATTGATCTCTTGCGTCTTTATTTACATGAGGAGAAATTAAAATAGTAAACCGTTCTTTTCTCGTTGGAAGTGGAATAGGTCCGCGTACTTGTGCGCCAGTACGTTTTGCTGTTTCAACAATTTCGGACGTCGATTGATCAATCAAACGATGATCAAATGCTTTTAATCGAATACGAATCCTTTGATTTTGCATGAAACAGAACTCCAATAATTTAATAGTAAAAGTAAACTGCAATTTTTTATAGAATGCATTTAGAATTATAAATTTTATAAAAAACGATTTTTATAAAATGTTAATTTTATCAAAATTAACATGTATTTAATGCAAAAAGTTAGTTAATCAAAATATAAAAATTTTATTTTTATAATTAAATGTAACTGCAATCTCAATAAGAATCAAGATCTATTTAAAGATTTTATTTTTTTGTTTACTAAGTAAAAATTTATTTATTTTTTTAATTAAAAGATGTCTTTTTTTGTTACAATATCAATTGTTATTTATTAATCTATTATTTAATATTGTTTTAAATAAATTTTACATTATGATACCTTTATTTCATTAAAGTATTTATTAAATTTTTTGTAAAATATAAAATAAACAAAAAATTTCATTTTTTTTAATAAGTTTTTACATAAAATTAATAAAAATTAAAACATTTTACCTTGTGTTTCTATACGTATAAGTATTTGTACGATAAAATTTTATGCAATAAAAAATTTAATTTTTTAAGCGACAGTCAATTCGATTTTTTATGTAATTAAGTATATAATGAATAATTATTTAATACTTTATATATTTTATAGTACTTGAGATATTTTTATGCAAAAATTGATTTATTTCATAGAACATCATACTATACTTTTTTTAGTCTGGCTATCCTTTCTTATCTTATTATTATTCAATTTTATACAAAACAAAATAAATAAAATGCATGTAATATCCAAACATTCCGCTATTACTTTAATGAATCGTCGTCATGCAATTGTAATTGATTTAAGAAATCCAGAAGACTATTCTAATGGACATATTATAAATAGTTTAAATTTAAATTTTGATCATATTAAAACAAAAATTCTTGATAAAAAAAATAGTAGCAAAAAAACATTAATTTTAGTTTGTGAAAATGGAAAACTATCAAAAAAAATTTTCAAAAAAATTAACAAAATTCTTCAATCAAAAAATTTTAAAATATACATTTTAGAAGATGGTATAAATGGATGGAAATTAGATAATTTACCGTTAATAAAATAATAAAATGATACGAGATATTTAAATTATGTATATAGCTCAAATATATTTAAAACACTCCTGTCCTTATTGTAAGGAAGCTAAATTACTTTTAAAAAAACATAATATTTTTTATAAAGAAATTGATATTGAATTAAACAAAATTTATCTATTAGAAATGATTAAAAAAAGTAATCGAAAAACTGTTCCTCAAATTTTTATTAATAAAAAACATATTGGAGGTTATGATGATTTATGTATTCTTTTAAAAGAAAACAATTTATTTAAATAAATTATAATTACTAAATTTCAACTATAGAATGTCGTAATTTTTTCTATATAAAAATTTTATCTAAAATTATTTAATAAACAAATATAATATATCTATAAGAAAATTATACAATAAAAATGTGTATTTAAATAATATAAATTAAAAATTTTACTTAATTTTTTGATATAAAAGGAATAAATTTTGAGTAATTGTGCAATTACTGTTATCGGATCTGGAGCATATGGAACAGCTTTAGCAATTATTTTGTCTAAAAATAAAAATACAGTTTTTTTATGGGGTAGAAATCAAAAACATATGCAATCTTTAAAATTAAACCGTTGTAATAAAAAATTTCTACCTAAAATATTTTTTCCTCCGACATTAAATATTATATTTTCATTAAAACATGCTCTGTTATCGAGCGATACAATTTTAATTGCAGTACCGAGTAGTGCCTTTAAAGATACTTTAATTAAAATAAAACCATTTCTGCGTATCAACGCATGCGTAATTTGGGGAACAAAAGGTTTAGAACCAAAAACAGGTAGATTGTTGCAAGAAGTAGCTCAAGAAATTTTAGGAAAAAAAATTTGCTTATCTGTGATATCAGGACCAACGTTTGCATATTATTTAGCTATTGGATTACCTACAGCGATGGTTTTAGCCAGCAATTGTGAAAAAAAATGTAAAAATTTAATTAGTAAATTAAATTGTAATAAACATTTAAAAATATGCAGCAGCTCCGATTTAATTGGAGTTCAGTTAGGAGGAGTGATTAAAAATGTTATTGCTATTGCATCAGGAATGTCAGATGGTATTGGAATGGGACCAAATGCAAGAACTGCATTAATTACTCAAGGATTATTAGAAATGTCTAATTTAGGAAAAATAATGGGTGCCCAAAAATGTACGTTTATGGGTATGTCTGGAGTAGGTGATTTAATACTTACTTGCACAGAAAATCAATCACGAAACCGTCGTTTTGGTATGCTATTAGCTCAAGGATATACTATAGAAGCAGCAAAATTAAAAATTGGACAAGTTATAGAAGGATATGAAAACATTCGAGAAATTTTAATGCTATCTTCTAGATATAGCATAGAAATGCCTATTGTAGAACAAGTTTATCAAGTATTATATTTAAATAAAACAGTAAAAAAATCAGCTTTAAAGTTACTTTCAAGAATTAGAGTATATAAATAGAATTGCATTTAAATTAATAATTTTAAAAATTAGACATAAAGTTCTTAAGCAGATTGTTTTTTAATTAAAGATTATGTTTCAGAGTTTTTTTATGTATTGTTGGGATAGAAATAATTAATCTTAATCCTTTCAAAGGACCTTTGTCAATTTGAATATTTCCATTATGTTGAAGAATAACTTTTTTTGAAATTGTTAATCCTAAACCTATACCTCTATTTTCAGAACGATTATTATCAATTGTGTAGAAAGGCTGAAAAACTTTTTCTCGTATATTTTTTTTAATTCCCGGACCATCATCGTCTACGATAATAACAACCTGACTGTTTCGCATATAAAAAGCAACAGAGACTTTTTTATTAGAATATTCTATTGCATTTCTAATAATATTTTCTAGTGCACTTTCTAATGCATCTAAATCTCCTATTATATAACCTTGTTTAGGCAAAGAAATAATTTTTAAAATTTTTCCTTGTTTATCCGCTTCAAATTGCGAATTTACTAAAACATTATTCCATAATGTACAAAGTTGTAATAAATTTTTAGAATTTTCTATTTGAATATGATTTCTTGATAAAATAAACAAATTTTTAATTATGTAGTCTAATCTATTTATTTCAATTTCAATGCGAGATGCTTCGAATACATCTCCGTATCGT is part of the Wigglesworthia glossinidia endosymbiont of Glossina morsitans morsitans (Yale colony) genome and encodes:
- the rpsN gene encoding 30S ribosomal protein S14 — its product is MTKKSVQEREKKRIKLANIFFKKRKKLKKIITDKNLSNDIRWKAILQLQSLPRDSSPCRQRNRCSQTARPHAFLRKFGLSRIKLRESAMRGEIPGLRKASW
- the rplE gene encoding 50S ribosomal protein L5, whose amino-acid sequence is MQFKQYYKDHILFKLKDKLNYKSIMQVPKIIKITLNMGVGQAISDKKLLENAVNDLTLISGQKPYITKAKKSLASFKIRQGHPVGCKVTLRNAHMWNFFQKLVCIAIPRIRDFRGFPIRSFDQFGNYSIGIKEQIIFPEIDYDKIDRIRGLDITITTSAKSKKEGYMLLSSFTFPFSK
- the rplX gene encoding 50S ribosomal protein L24, with the protein product MAKKIKINDEVIVRSGKYKGKKGKVKKIIDSKKAIVEGINLVKKNQKPNPNTQQSGGIIEKEQPISLSNLAIFNFDTQKLDRIGFTNKNGIKYRMFKSNKKLIK
- the rplN gene encoding 50S ribosomal protein L14, translating into MIQVQTVLSVADNSGARSVMCIKVLGGSRRRYARIADIIKIAIKDAIPRAKVKKGEVLKAVVVRTRKALVRSDGSVIRFDRNACVLLNDTTEQPIGTRIFGPVTRELRIEKFMKIISLAPEVL
- the rpsQ gene encoding 30S ribosomal protein S17 gives rise to the protein MKKKNISILKGQVIKNKMQKSIVVSVKKLMRHPIYGKFIRKTTKLHVHDELNVSKIGDIVEIQSCRPIAKTKSWKLKKINKKNV
- the rpmC gene encoding 50S ribosomal protein L29, which produces MNLKNLRKKNKKELNAELLNLLREQFNLRMQAGSGQLQNTHLLKEVRRNLAHVKMLLNEEKEKK
- the rplP gene encoding 50S ribosomal protein L16 — protein: MLQPKRTKFRKMQKGRNKGLSINSKINFGKFGLKAIDRGRLTSRQIESARRAMARSIKRQGKIWICVFPDKPITKKPLEVRMGKGKGNVEYWVALVQPGKILYEIDDVSEEIARSAFKLATAKLPITTTFVTKMVM
- the rpsC gene encoding 30S ribosomal protein S3 — translated: MGQKVNPNGIRLGIIQSWRSTWYANTKEFAKNLASDFKVRTFLNKTLLKASISKLIIERPAKSIRVNIYTARPGIVIGKKGEDVEKLRKKISTITGVPAQISITEIKRPELDAKLVSDSIASQLERRIMFRRAMKRAVQNAMRLGAKGIKVEVSGRLGGSEIARTEWYREGRVPLHTFRANIDYSTSEAHTTYGIIGIKVSIFKGEVLGSISPYKKQEMPNISKKNIYRKVRK
- the rplV gene encoding 50S ribosomal protein L22; translated protein: MEVYSHHRYARSSAQKIRLVANLIRGNDASKALKILKFSKKKSANLIKKVLKSAIANAEHNEGINIKNLKIKKIYVNVGPSMKRVMPRAKGRSDRILKRTSHITIALSEKKV
- the rpsS gene encoding 30S ribosomal protein S19, translating into MPRSLKKGPFIDFHLLKKIEKMQTSEKKNPIRTWSRRSTIFPSMIGMTIAVHNGKQHVPIFIGEEMVGHKLGEFVPTRTYRGHSADKKIKKR
- the rplB gene encoding 50S ribosomal protein L2; this encodes MTLNKCKPTTPSRRHTVKIVNSNLYKGKSISKLTKKLNKSGGRNNQGHITTRHIGGGHKKKYRIIDFKRTKDNIVGKVARLEYDPNRSSHIALVVYQDGEKKYILAAKDLHIGDKVQSGINAPIKIGNALPMKLFPAGSIVHNVELKLGKGGQIARSAGSYVQIITHEKNYVIIRLRSGETRKVFNKCRATFGEVGNDKHMLISLGKAGAKRWRGIRPTVRGTAMNPVDHPHGGGEGRNFGKHPVSPWGVQTKGKKTRRNKRTEQYILHHRKSKKQ
- the rplW gene encoding 50S ribosomal protein L23, whose translation is MNYQERILKILKSSYSSEKSSILSEKYNIVTFKVLKNAKKSEIRDSIKKIFNIQPKSVKTLTIKGKQKKYKNFSGKRKNWKKAYIIFEKNQNIKTMKNIE
- the rplD gene encoding 50S ribosomal protein L4, encoding MEIICVDTKEKINLSEKIFGLKFNEPLIHQVINSSQNTQRQGTSVQKSRSDITGSGKKPWRQKGTGRARAGSTKSPIWRSGGVTFAKKTRSYKQKINKKMYQSALKSILSELLRQNRLILVKNFFVESEKTKNLSKKLQYMGLKNVLIISDKIDKNLILASRNLHKINVSDPIKLNLINLITHKKVLITEDAVKKFEAMLT
- the rplC gene encoding 50S ribosomal protein L3; its protein translation is MYGLVGRKIGMTQIFNAQGQIIPVTVIQIHENRIVQIKNMQNDKYSAIQITTGIKNSKNINKSIIGHFKKANISLGRGLWEFRINKNHDLHVGQKFSIENLNKTKKVDITGISKGKGFSGTMKRWNFSGQDASHGNSLSHRAPGSIGQNQTPGKVFKGKKMSGQLGCNKITIQNIVIIKIDVKNELLLVRGSVPGFNKSDLIIKPAVKYFSNDHDIKL
- the rpsJ gene encoding 30S ribosomal protein S10 — protein: MQNQRIRIRLKAFDHRLIDQSTSEIVETAKRTGAQVRGPIPLPTRKERFTILISPHVNKDARDQYEIRTHKRLVDIVKPTEKTVDALMRLDLAAGVDVQISLG
- a CDS encoding rhodanese-like domain-containing protein, with the protein product MHVISKHSAITLMNRRHAIVIDLRNPEDYSNGHIINSLNLNFDHIKTKILDKKNSSKKTLILVCENGKLSKKIFKKINKILQSKNFKIYILEDGINGWKLDNLPLIK
- the grxC gene encoding glutaredoxin 3, translating into MYIAQIYLKHSCPYCKEAKLLLKKHNIFYKEIDIELNKIYLLEMIKKSNRKTVPQIFINKKHIGGYDDLCILLKENNLFK
- the gpsA gene encoding NAD(P)H-dependent glycerol-3-phosphate dehydrogenase, giving the protein MSNCAITVIGSGAYGTALAIILSKNKNTVFLWGRNQKHMQSLKLNRCNKKFLPKIFFPPTLNIIFSLKHALLSSDTILIAVPSSAFKDTLIKIKPFLRINACVIWGTKGLEPKTGRLLQEVAQEILGKKICLSVISGPTFAYYLAIGLPTAMVLASNCEKKCKNLISKLNCNKHLKICSSSDLIGVQLGGVIKNVIAIASGMSDGIGMGPNARTALITQGLLEMSNLGKIMGAQKCTFMGMSGVGDLILTCTENQSRNRRFGMLLAQGYTIEAAKLKIGQVIEGYENIREILMLSSRYSIEMPIVEQVYQVLYLNKTVKKSALKLLSRIRVYK
- a CDS encoding ATP-binding protein; this encodes MQKNQIYFINTKSISSNFFNLILNYPTEFFIFIIAVHVLVIFWIYWNLSKITKKFKYAINLVAKGNRKKFPELERGPKSILSIGIKFNNMIYALDCTENMQKCLLSDISHELCIPLTRLKLITALIRRRYGDVFEASRIEIEINRLDYIIKNLFILSRNHIQIENSKNLLQLCTLWNNVLVNSQFEADKQGKILKIISLPKQGYIIGDLDALESALENIIRNAIEYSNKKVSVAFYMRNSQVVIIVDDDGPGIKKNIREKVFQPFYTIDNNRSENRGIGLGLTISKKVILQHNGNIQIDKGPLKGLRLIISIPTIHKKTLKHNL